The proteins below come from a single candidate division WOR-3 bacterium genomic window:
- a CDS encoding PEGA domain-containing protein, with the protein MIILLLLMQIDEGYLTVRSEKDGLPIYVENDYIGKTPIIKYPLKPGEYNVGFFPQDSIETASYQFKNGNLGALWRIAKFGEGMVKVKIEANKETIVNLNYDAVRTAPTKAKARVFSCLGGMFIMGILATLCFQAIF; encoded by the coding sequence ATGATTATTTTATTACTTTTGATGCAGATCGACGAAGGGTATCTCACCGTACGCTCAGAAAAAGACGGACTCCCGATCTATGTGGAGAACGATTATATCGGAAAGACACCGATTATCAAGTATCCACTTAAACCAGGTGAATACAATGTTGGGTTTTTTCCTCAGGATTCGATTGAAACCGCTTCCTATCAATTTAAAAATGGCAACCTTGGTGCATTATGGCGGATTGCCAAATTTGGTGAAGGAATGGTGAAGGTAAAGATCGAAGCAAACAAAGAAACGATTGTAAATCTAAACTATGATGCCGTCCGTACTGCACCCACCAAGGCAAAGGCACGAGTCTTCAGCTGTTTGGGTGGTATGTTTATTATGGGTATTCTTGCCACTTTATGCTTTCAGGCAATCTTTTAA
- a CDS encoding lysophospholipid acyltransferase family protein produces the protein MGLKWLISWLLTFPLFILLTGVEIRGRIPKKGPLILASNHLSFLDPPLIGYTAFREVFFLAKPGLFIISKFFTWLIRTYNAINLEDGQGIRLAVRLLKAGKAVVIFPEGTRSRKGILLPFNPGVGFLAINYQIPVVPVRIINSNKNWLGLVLRWHKLKIIYGKPIFPDGFKNTKEDYERFASRIREGVAKLR, from the coding sequence ATGGGACTTAAATGGCTCATATCATGGCTTTTGACATTTCCCCTTTTTATCCTACTCACGGGTGTGGAGATTAGGGGTAGAATTCCTAAAAAGGGTCCTTTAATTCTTGCGAGTAATCATCTCTCCTTCTTAGACCCGCCTTTGATTGGCTATACAGCATTCCGGGAGGTTTTTTTTCTTGCCAAACCCGGGCTCTTTATCATTTCAAAATTCTTTACCTGGCTCATCAGAACCTATAATGCGATAAATCTTGAAGATGGCCAGGGGATAAGGCTGGCAGTTAGATTGCTCAAGGCGGGCAAGGCTGTGGTGATTTTTCCCGAAGGAACGCGTTCCCGAAAGGGAATATTATTACCATTTAATCCGGGCGTGGGTTTTCTGGCGATAAATTACCAGATCCCGGTGGTCCCGGTGCGGATAATAAATTCGAATAAAAACTGGCTGGGATTGGTTTTGCGTTGGCATAAATTGAAGATCATTTATGGCAAACCTATCTTTCCTGATGGTTTTAAAAATACGAAAGAAGATTATGAACGGTTTGCAAGCAGAATCCGGGAGGGGGTTGCTAAGCTGCGATGA
- the ispH gene encoding 4-hydroxy-3-methylbut-2-enyl diphosphate reductase, which produces MKIYCARHSGFCFGVKRAIKMAMEATEKYQSVYSFGPLIHNRDFVAELEEKGIKVIEDIKELKGNGITVIIRSHGVRPATLEKLKRRGVNIIDATCPKVRRAQLYAEKLKQEGYFVIIVGEKDHPEVKGLLGYAGKNSAIYSEDLKLRHKRIGIVPQTTLDFEHFYNAVRNLLPKVTEMKIYNTICDETILRIKEALALAQKVDIMIVIGGKNSANTTRLYQICKSIKPAYHVESVNDIDWAWFKGIKSVGITAGASTPEEQIAQVIDYLKKIGS; this is translated from the coding sequence ATGAAGATCTACTGTGCGCGCCACTCTGGTTTTTGTTTTGGAGTGAAAAGGGCGATAAAAATGGCAATGGAGGCGACTGAAAAGTACCAATCAGTTTATTCTTTTGGTCCCCTTATTCATAACCGAGATTTCGTTGCTGAACTTGAGGAAAAAGGGATAAAAGTAATTGAGGATATAAAGGAATTGAAGGGTAATGGAATTACCGTAATCATTCGTTCCCATGGTGTGCGACCTGCAACGCTGGAAAAATTGAAGAGGCGAGGTGTTAATATTATTGATGCTACCTGCCCAAAAGTGCGCCGTGCTCAGTTATATGCCGAGAAACTGAAACAAGAAGGATATTTTGTGATCATCGTTGGAGAAAAAGACCACCCCGAGGTAAAGGGATTACTGGGTTATGCAGGAAAGAATTCAGCAATTTACTCTGAGGATCTGAAATTGAGGCATAAAAGGATTGGGATTGTTCCACAGACCACATTGGATTTTGAACATTTTTACAATGCGGTACGAAATCTATTACCGAAGGTAACAGAGATGAAAATTTATAATACCATCTGCGACGAGACAATTCTACGGATTAAAGAAGCGCTCGCACTCGCCCAAAAGGTGGATATTATGATTGTGATTGGTGGTAAGAATAGCGCCAATACCACACGTCTCTATCAGATTTGTAAAAGCATTAAACCGGCGTATCATGTTGAGTCGGTAAACGACATCGATTGGGCATGGTTTAAAGGGATAAAGAGTGTAGGAATCACCGCTGGTGCTTCTACCCCTGAAGAACAGATTGCACAGGTGATTGATTATCTGAAGAAAATTGGTTCTTAA